A region of Lycium barbarum isolate Lr01 chromosome 3, ASM1917538v2, whole genome shotgun sequence DNA encodes the following proteins:
- the LOC132633503 gene encoding uncharacterized protein LOC132633503, translated as MEASEAKIEDRFVPVTNTKEIADPIVYQLVRVDGDGRLVPATQDEIMAVEDLLVDDKCEPKLVPDTGQASESCRTEGYLLERNPLHVPEGKLESENPEVGAEKSNVLVGPVPDLGQIEAPEKVAVPGLAPCSELSNIDPSVRTEVCSNSQDAPSEDTPSTSAGGSSWKPDFSKLEGKICLDNLTVKELHETFKATFGRETSVKDKQWLKRRITMGLTNSCDFSCTTFIIRDNVVVTKGEEQICHHVKSRISAHSEDGVENSDSRESLGDHDNRINNDADFSGADVSSSAFESCNVTKDLDTEQRTAKRARKPTKRYIEELSEIESRESSEKLASPDKISRYRFPCPETHMRPTKNVRSNVRPLVTRQDSLGGSGVQIPFVSRIRRSRPRVNFMPLLELQPSGMDMATRQVRSGFDVSGPREDDKSNNELIKTSSSPGWTQQPLIAACEKDEHYSGMKIDELENDVELNDCSEDNSDDNVATIPTQKGGMRRKHHRPWTINEVVKLVEGVARYGAGRWSEIKRLAFASCPYRTSVDLKDKWRNLLKASFVQLPAEKGILNSRKQASVPIPAPILSRVRELADMQGQIPPILATGKSSGHSSSGRSVHEARSGFL; from the exons ATGGAGGCAAGTGAAGCCAAAATTGAGGATAGATTTGTTCCGGTAACAAACACGAAGGAGATTGCTGATCCTATTGTTTACCAGCTTGTCCGG GTGGATGGCGATGGGAGACTAGTCCCGGCAACTCAGGATGAAATTATGGCGGTTGAGGACTTGCTTGTTGATGATAAGTGTGAACCCAAGCTTGTCCCAGATACCGGACAGGCTTCAGAatcctgcagaactgaaggataTCTTCTGGAGAGAAATCCTTTACATGTTCCAGAAG GTAAATTAGAGTCTGAAAACCCCGAAGTTGGTGCAGAAAAGTCAAATGTGTTAGTTGGCCCAGTGCCCGACTTGGGACAAATTGAAGCTcctgaaaag GTGGCTGTTCCTGGATTGGCTCCTTGCTCAGAACTCAGCAATATTGACCCATCTGTGAGGACCGAGGTATGCTCCAATTCCCAAGATGCACCAAGTGAGGATACACCATCAACTTCTGCTGGTGGTTCTAGTTGGAAGCCAGACTTTTCAAAGTTGGAGGGGAAGATATGTTTAGACAACCTGACAGTTAAAGAACTTCACGAAACTTTTAAAGCAACTTTTGGAAGGGAAACTTCTGTCAAGGACAAACAGTGGCTTAAGAGGAGGATTACCATGGGGCTGACTAATTCATGTGATTTTTCATGCACTACTTTCATAATAAGAGATAATGTAGTGGTGACGAAAGGTGAAGAACAAATATGTCATCATGTAAAGAGCAGAATTTCTGCACATTCTGAAGATGGAGTGGAAAATTCAGACTCTAGAGAGTCGTTAGGTGACCATGATAACAGAATAAATAATGATGCTGATTTTTCTGGGGCAGATGTTTCCAGTTCAGCCTTTGAAAGTTGTAATGTTACTAAAGATCTGGACACAGAGCAGAGAACAGCCAAAAGAGCTCGCAAACCAACAAAAAGATATATTGAAGAACTTTCAGAAATAGAATCTAGGGAATCCAGTGAAAAGTTAGCATCACCGGATAAAATCTCCAGATACCGATTTCCATGTCCAGAAACTCATATGAGGCCCACCAAAAATGTTAGGTCGAATGTGAGACCTCTGGTCACCAGGCAAGATTCTTTAGGAGGTTCTGGGGTTCAAATTCCATTTGTTTCTCGGATTCGAAGGAGCCGTCCGCGTGTGAACTTCATGCCTCTTTTG GAACTTCAGCCCAGTGGTATGGACATGGCAACCAGACAAGTGAGGAGTGGTTTTGACGTATCTGGGCCACGAGAAGATGATAAGAGCAATAATGAGCTGATCAAGACCAGTTCATCTCCTGGGTGGACTCAACAGCCT CTTATTGCTGCTTGTGAAAAAGACGAGCATTACAGTGGGATGAAAATTGATGAGCTAGAAAATGACGTAGAGCTGAATGACTGCTCTGAGGACAATTCAGATGATAATGTGGCAACTATACCCACCCAAAAAGGAGGAATGAGGAGAAAACATCATCGACCTTGGACTATCAATGAGGTTGTTAAGCTAGTGGAAGGTGTAGCCAGGTATGGTGCTGGTAGATGGTCTGAGATAAAACGGCTTGCTTTTGCGTCTTGCCCTTATCGAACTTCGGTGGACCTGAAG GACAAGTGGAGAAATTTGCTGAAGGCTAGTTTTGTGCAGTTGCCTGCAGAAAAAGGG ATTCTGAATTCCCGGAAACAGGCTTCAGTTCCAATTCCTGCTCCAATTCTCTCACGTGTGAGAGAGCTTGCTGATATGCAAGGTCAGATCCCACCAATTCTCGCTACGGGCAAGTCAAGTGGACATAGTAGTAGTGGTAGAAGTGTACATGAAGCTAGGTCTGGATTTCTGTAA